GAGATCCGGGCGCGGCTCACGGCGGAGCAGTTCCGGGTCACGCAGGAGGAGGGGACCGAGCCGGCGTTCCAGAACCCCTATTGGGACCACAAGAGGCCGGGGATCTACGTCGATGTCGTTTCCGGCGAGCCCCTGTTCAGCTCGCTTGACAAATACGATTCGGGAACCGGCTGGCCGAGCTTCTCGCGCCCGCTGGTGTCGGGCAACGTGGCCGAGCATCAGGATCGATCCTGGTTCATGGCGCGCA
This sequence is a window from Pseudomonadota bacterium. Protein-coding genes within it:
- the msrB gene encoding peptide-methionine (R)-S-oxide reductase MsrB → MAWDGTSYKQPTPDEIRARLTAEQFRVTQEEGTEPAFQNPYWDHKRPGIYVDVVSGEPLFSSLDKYDSGTGWPSFSRPLVSGNVAEHQDRSWFMARTEVRSKHADSHLGHVFDDGPAPTGKRYCMNSAALRFIPKEDLAKEGYGEYAGLFRAGDDRQAP